In Alicyclobacillus macrosporangiidus CPP55, a single window of DNA contains:
- a CDS encoding carboxymuconolactone decarboxylase family protein: MAWTEAVTNVWDGHVPDEVYELARSQFSEEELVNLTMSVVAINGWNRLAFSMRAVPGTYSPAKRSE, encoded by the coding sequence GTGGCCTGGACTGAGGCGGTCACCAACGTGTGGGATGGCCATGTTCCGGATGAGGTGTACGAATTGGCTAGGAGCCAGTTCAGTGAAGAAGAATTGGTAAACCTGACCATGTCGGTCGTCGCCATCAATGGATGGAATCGGTTGGCCTTCAGCATGCGGGCTGTGCCGGGCACGTATTCGCCCGCGAAACGGAGCGAATAA
- a CDS encoding succinate CoA transferase, giving the protein MLEARIRNAAVRSRIAAADDVQGWIRDGMTIGVSGFTKSGDAKAVLKALVRRVERTGERLRIRLLSGASLGEVDALLAAHDLVDLRVPYQSDATMRRTINGGETGYIDQHLSETAEWVRAGYWGDIDLAIIEAAAITEDGGIIPTTSVGNSPVFVERAKRVIVELNPSIPAEFEGLHDIYLPEARPNRKPIPIMGVRDRVGTPYIPCPPDKIAAVVVSEERDTPSALTKPDAETERMAGYILEFLQHEVRHGRLPEGFGPLQSGVGSVANAVLAGLKSAPVRDLEVYTEVMQDAAFELIDAGVVKAASSCSFTLSEEMHRHVLANFQRYRDKVVLRPQEISNHPEVVRRLGVIAINAALEVDVYGNVNSTHVQGTHMMNGIGGSGDFARHAALSIFVTKSTAKDGRISCVVPFVSHVDHTEHDVDVLVTERGLVDLRGLPPRARAKAIVDHLAHPDYRDALRDYVRRASARGGNTPHLLEEALGWHVRYRETGDMRQRIAMLAD; this is encoded by the coding sequence ATGCTGGAGGCGCGCATCCGCAACGCCGCCGTCCGATCCCGCATCGCCGCGGCGGACGACGTGCAGGGCTGGATCCGGGACGGGATGACCATCGGCGTCAGCGGGTTCACCAAATCGGGTGACGCCAAGGCGGTTTTGAAAGCGTTGGTACGGCGGGTGGAGCGAACAGGCGAGCGCCTGCGCATCCGGCTTTTGTCCGGGGCCTCGCTCGGTGAGGTGGACGCGCTCTTGGCCGCGCACGATCTCGTCGACCTGCGCGTGCCCTACCAAAGCGACGCGACCATGCGCCGGACCATCAATGGCGGCGAGACGGGATACATCGATCAGCACCTGAGCGAGACCGCCGAATGGGTCCGCGCCGGGTACTGGGGCGACATCGATTTGGCCATCATCGAGGCGGCTGCGATCACGGAGGACGGCGGCATCATCCCCACCACCTCGGTGGGCAACAGCCCGGTGTTCGTCGAGCGGGCGAAGCGGGTGATCGTGGAGTTGAATCCGTCCATCCCCGCCGAGTTCGAGGGCTTGCACGATATCTACCTGCCGGAGGCTCGGCCCAACCGGAAGCCCATCCCGATTATGGGCGTGCGCGATCGCGTGGGCACACCGTACATCCCCTGCCCGCCGGACAAAATCGCGGCGGTGGTGGTGTCGGAGGAGCGCGACACGCCGTCCGCGCTCACGAAGCCGGACGCCGAGACGGAGCGGATGGCCGGGTACATCCTGGAGTTCTTGCAGCACGAGGTGCGCCACGGGCGGCTGCCGGAAGGGTTCGGCCCGCTGCAGAGCGGCGTCGGGTCGGTGGCCAACGCCGTCTTGGCCGGCCTGAAGTCGGCGCCGGTGCGGGACCTGGAGGTGTACACCGAGGTCATGCAGGATGCGGCGTTTGAGCTCATCGATGCAGGCGTGGTAAAGGCGGCGTCGTCCTGCTCCTTCACCTTGTCGGAAGAGATGCACCGGCACGTGCTGGCGAATTTCCAGCGGTACCGGGACAAAGTGGTGCTGCGCCCGCAGGAGATCTCCAACCACCCCGAGGTGGTGCGGAGGCTCGGCGTGATCGCCATCAACGCAGCGCTCGAAGTGGACGTGTACGGCAACGTGAACTCGACGCACGTGCAAGGGACGCACATGATGAACGGGATCGGCGGGTCGGGCGACTTCGCCCGTCATGCGGCGCTGTCGATTTTCGTCACCAAGTCCACCGCCAAGGACGGCCGCATCTCGTGCGTGGTGCCATTCGTCTCTCACGTCGATCACACGGAGCACGACGTGGACGTCCTGGTCACGGAACGGGGCCTGGTCGATCTGCGCGGGTTGCCGCCCCGGGCGCGGGCGAAGGCCATCGTGGATCACCTGGCGCACCCGGACTACCGGGACGCGCTGCGGGACTACGTGCGCCGTGCGAGCGCCCGCGGCGGGAACACGCCGCACCTGCTCGAGGAGGCGTTAGGCTGGCACGTGCGCTACCGGGAGACCGGGGACATGCGCCAGCGGATCGCGATGTTGGCGGATTGA
- a CDS encoding sugar ABC transporter permease, producing MNSTTNPPAGEKERNSASLLDAWRSRIRSGELGLIPVLIGLVVIWLVFQSINGHFLSSRNLSNLVLQIATIGMLGVGETFILLLGEIDLSIAAVSGVAAGVLVQLSVAGVSAWLALLAAVLTGAVIGLFQGWWVTYIGVPSFIVTLAGSLGYQGILLAMLGQEGTVPISDKFLLSIASSYLPAWLGWVLAAVAVAGVAWNVSRTRHDRTLRGLDAASGASAGVRILLTAVVAAIVVLVLNSYRGVPVMGLILLIFVVFFGFVLQSTQFGRHVYALGGNAEASRRAGIPVRTIRMAVFTLASVMGAIGGILGASRLGSASPASGGGNLLMDSIAAAVIGGTSLFGGRGSVYNALAGALVIGSVENGMDLLSAPSSTKYMIEGGILLIAVTIDTLTRRRRQRAGR from the coding sequence ATGAATTCAACGACGAACCCGCCGGCCGGGGAGAAGGAGCGGAACTCCGCGAGCCTCCTCGACGCCTGGCGCTCTCGGATTCGATCCGGCGAACTCGGCCTTATCCCAGTCCTCATCGGCCTGGTCGTCATCTGGCTGGTGTTCCAGTCCATCAACGGCCACTTCCTGAGCAGCCGCAACCTGTCGAACCTGGTCCTGCAGATCGCGACCATCGGCATGCTCGGCGTCGGCGAGACGTTCATCCTGTTGCTCGGCGAGATCGATCTCTCCATCGCCGCCGTCAGCGGCGTCGCTGCCGGGGTCCTGGTGCAGCTCTCCGTGGCCGGGGTCAGCGCTTGGCTGGCCCTTCTCGCCGCCGTGCTGACTGGAGCGGTCATCGGGCTGTTCCAGGGTTGGTGGGTCACCTACATCGGTGTGCCGTCGTTCATCGTGACACTGGCGGGATCGCTCGGCTACCAGGGCATTCTCCTCGCCATGCTCGGCCAGGAGGGGACGGTGCCCATTTCGGACAAGTTCTTGCTGTCGATCGCGTCGTCCTACCTCCCCGCCTGGCTGGGCTGGGTGCTCGCGGCCGTGGCGGTCGCGGGCGTGGCGTGGAACGTGTCGCGGACGCGCCACGATCGGACCTTGCGCGGGCTCGACGCGGCCAGCGGGGCTTCGGCCGGCGTGCGGATCCTCCTGACGGCCGTCGTCGCGGCCATCGTGGTCCTGGTCCTCAACAGCTACCGCGGCGTACCGGTGATGGGCCTGATCCTGCTCATCTTTGTGGTCTTCTTCGGCTTCGTCCTGCAGTCGACCCAATTCGGCCGCCACGTGTACGCGCTCGGCGGCAATGCGGAAGCGTCGCGCCGGGCGGGCATCCCCGTGCGCACCATTCGCATGGCGGTGTTCACCCTGGCCTCGGTGATGGGGGCCATCGGGGGCATCCTCGGCGCGTCTCGCCTGGGCTCGGCATCGCCCGCCTCCGGCGGCGGCAACCTCCTGATGGACTCCATCGCGGCGGCCGTCATCGGCGGCACGAGCCTCTTCGGCGGCCGCGGCAGCGTGTACAACGCCCTCGCAGGCGCGCTGGTCATCGGCAGCGTCGAGAACGGCATGGACCTGTTGAGCGCCCCCTCCAGCACCAAGTACATGATTGAGGGTGGAATCCTGCTCATCGCGGTCACCATCGACACCCTCACGCGCCGCCGCCGCCAGCGTGCGGGACGGTAG